The region AACAGGCAAATCATCAAATCTATCAATCACAAAGGTTGAACAAATGAACCACGATAACAACAATGATTCTTAGAACAATCTGACTTCAAAGCCACCCCCATACCAATACCTTTAAGGCACTTCACATTAGCTTTAGCCCCATGACCGATCAACATCAAAGCAGTCTCAACATGCCCCGCCTCCACCGCGCGATGCAACGGCGTGTACCCGTTGTTATCAACACCGTTAATATCACCACCGTAGCTAATCAAAGCCCGAACACACTCGGTTTTACCTTTGAATGCCGCCCGATGTAAAGGCGTCCACCCGTTCTGATCCTTCCCGTTCATGTTCGCCCCCTCGCTGATGCAACTCTTGATCCCATTCACGTCTCCTATCCTCGCAGAACGGTGCAACGCGTCACCTAAATGCAATGGATCATACACGTTCGACCGGTCGTTTTCGACTGCAAGCGCAAAAGCGGTCTTCCCTTGTCCGTTCAATGCGTATTTGGTATAATTGGATACTTCCAACAGGCATTCCACGGCGCTTAAATGACCTCCCAGAGCGGCTAAATGAAGTGGGGTGCATTTATTGACGTCTAAAACTTCAGGGTCCGCACCTAGTGATAAACAGAACTTAATCGATTCGGTGTGCCCGTGAATAGCAGATATATGAATTGGGGTTCGGCCATTGAAATCAATGGAATCAATCAGATCCATGTTTTTATAACCTCGAAACAGAACATCCATCAAATCGACTCTGTTTTTTGCTGCTGCATAGTGCAAGACATGGTCAACTGTGTTATCAATTTCACAACCAGCTGAAATCAAGGCATTGACGACATCAACATGTCCAGCTTCGACAGCTAGGGAGACCAAAGACCTTCCTTTATCATCCTTGTAGTTCACATCCCCACGGTGGTCGATCAGTGTACGGACCAAACCAACTTTCCCTGAAACGACAGCGGATTTGAGCAGCACCGTGAGTTGGTCCCCGAAACACCCGGAAATCGCTTTGTTGCACCAAATATCCATATCCGTCATCTGGGTATTGCTCGAAATGAGGTGTTGAATCACGTGGGGACCGGTGAACGAGATCGGTAAAGTAGCGTCCTTGAACACGTGAGGTCCAGGCTTGGAAAACAGACGGCGGAGATCGTCATGGTGCGCTTTCCCTAAAGGAAGCATGGTGGTTTTGACGGTAATAGCATCGGGAGGGTTTGTCAAAGGAGGTTGATCCGACGGCTGGGAGAAGAGAGTATAGGTTGAAGATGAAAGGGGTGGGATTATTGAAAATTGGTTGTTGAAAGAGAAGAAAGATGAGTTCTTTGTGGATAAACAAACAGCTACAGACATGGTGTGCATGAGATTCGTTAAAGTGAAATTCGTAGTGGTTTTTTGGCCTTCCATGAACACTATTTCGACTTCTTTCACATCTACTTTCACTAACCTGTCCATTGAATAGCTAAGTTCAGCCTTTTTCTCAAGAAAGATTTATGAAAGGTTTGTTTGGTTGccgagaaaaaaaaatgaagatgcaaaaggaaaaaaaaatggaattttattatttttattcgttgtttacttttataataagatttgttgttaattaaatgttgaaattgCTGGTTTAGGTTTGAATGGTGGGAAAAATGGAGCAGGTAAAGGAAagactttgaaaatgaaaacaacatGAAGAAGGGGTCGTTGTCTTGGCGTTCTTAACCTTTTGACTGAGTTGCATTTTGTAACGTAATCATGAAGGTCGGATGTTGGGGGTTAAATTTCATCAACCATCCTCAAACTATCGTATTGATTTTAAATTGATCCATAAACTTTAAAACGTTCTAActgaattttcaaaatattaatattttattaattaaatctttcTATCAACCTAGCCTAAGATTTGGGTATTGAATGTTCATTTAGATTTTTCATTTGGACATCTGGTATAATGACAAAATCAGGATAAAACATCAGGGATCTAAGCATGAAATCAATGTGTTCTGATATCAAAtagtttaagtttcattttggtCAAAATTATTTGTGCATTTCAATAAAATTCTATTAATGTCACCTTATATCATCGTGTAccaattgatttatgattttaatattttaaattaatttcaaatatttttatatatttaaaaaatataagaaaaatatcaattgaaagttaaattgtagttaaaaatcatatatatatataaagttaacacatatgattaatttaaaatttgaacaaaattataaataaaaaaaatacatcaatGAAAAAAAAGTAGACAAGATcttacaattttacattttaatacaAATTGTCATATGCTACCATACCAGGGGAAAAGGAAAAACGAAAAGCAAAAATCACAAATGTATATCAACTTGGTGAATgtaaaaacgaaaaaaataaacaaagaagaagatagaataagaaattaaaaattaaaaaagttgcTAAAATCTTATTTGTTAAGCGAccaatttaaaaactaaaaattgggAGAGAATCTAATTTGCCTAATTTCGAAATTCACAATTAAACAAAAGATTGGGGATCAAGATCATTTTGTCTAATTCAGAATTGGTAGGGACCTAAAAGGTGTTTAAACCAAGAAAAGTTAGGGAGGCTCAATTCATTTAATCATAAATTAGCAGGACTTAAATAATAATTGGACCAAAAAGAAGGGGCAAGGCCCCTCGCACCCTCCATTTAGTTGTCCCCTGCCATGTTGTCCATACAATAATTACACACGTGttttaaatatgatttgaatAGGCATTTAACAGGTAAGTTAATGGAATGGCTCGATTAATATGGCATTGAGACTCTAAGGATTCGATTCAAACATTTTAAAGTTTGGAGCTAATTTAGAATTTGAATCACAGTTTGAGGAATCTGGTGCAATTAATCCAGACCGATGACTcgattaaaacaaattaattaagtaattttattaaattgtaattAGGATTACGCAAATACATAATCTTAAGTTTAATATACGAAACCAGAATTTAGGACAAAGAAACACTTTTTGGTGATTAATGAAATATCAACCACTCTcgattaaaaatatcaattagcTCTCTAATTCAAGGAATAATCAGTTGACTCTTATGCTTTTtgtttaatcatatatatacattttttaatttttattttcctttttttctttaaagAGGATTAATTCATTGTTAGACGGATTTTATTTAAATACCATTTGATTTGAATAGAATTAAAATCAGACCGTTataattactatattttatttttgcttataCCCGGTTCGATTCGAAATATGAGTctaaatttttacccaaatcatatttacaaaagactaacctaaatttattttaagtttgctcgtattatttttaatttttttaaatatttaataatcttattattatttttatttattgaattttttatatagtcatcttaacattattttaatgtttacattagtgtagtattatatatttagtataggtttatttttgatgtgttataaaattacataatttataaagataatataatataaagtattataaacttaaaaataggtcAGGTTGGGTCGAGCTCCATGTTTTAAACGGAtctaatttttttgcccaaactcatttttcggatcttatatttttacctaaatccTCCCAAATTTCGGG is a window of Gossypium hirsutum isolate 1008001.06 chromosome D08, Gossypium_hirsutum_v2.1, whole genome shotgun sequence DNA encoding:
- the LOC121219910 gene encoding protein VAPYRIN-LIKE, which translates into the protein MDRLVKVDVKEVEIVFMEGQKTTTNFTLTNLMHTMSVAVCLSTKNSSFFSFNNQFSIIPPLSSSTYTLFSQPSDQPPLTNPPDAITVKTTMLPLGKAHHDDLRRLFSKPGPHVFKDATLPISFTGPHVIQHLISSNTQMTDMDIWCNKAISGCFGDQLTVLLKSAVVSGKVGLVRTLIDHRGDVNYKDDKGRSLVSLAVEAGHVDVVNALISAGCEIDNTVDHVLHYAAAKNRVDLMDVLFRGYKNMDLIDSIDFNGRTPIHISAIHGHTESIKFCLSLGADPEVLDVNKCTPLHLAALGGHLSAVECLLEVSNYTKYALNGQGKTAFALAVENDRSNVYDPLHLGDALHRSARIGDVNGIKSCISEGANMNGKDQNGWTPLHRAAFKGKTECVRALISYGGDINGVDNNGYTPLHRAVEAGHVETALMLIGHGAKANVKCLKGIGMGVALKSDCSKNHCCYRGSFVQPL